Proteins found in one Syntrophobacterales bacterium genomic segment:
- the gatC gene encoding Asp-tRNA(Asn)/Glu-tRNA(Gln) amidotransferase subunit GatC: protein MKISKDQVAWVAHLARLEFKEEETEKFTAQMNDILSYMDKLSEVDTAGVTPLANATLRKNAFRTDVVGESLPPEQSLANAPETRGGFFQVPKIIE from the coding sequence ATCAAAATTAGCAAGGATCAAGTCGCCTGGGTGGCCCATTTGGCAAGGCTCGAATTCAAGGAAGAGGAAACGGAAAAATTCACCGCCCAGATGAACGATATCCTCAGTTATATGGATAAGCTCTCCGAGGTGGATACGGCCGGGGTGACGCCGCTGGCCAACGCGACTCTGCGCAAGAACGCCTTCCGGACGGACGTCGTCGGAGAGTCCCTTCCCCCGGAGCAGTCGCTTGCCAATGCGCCGGAGACGCGCGGCGGTTTTTTCCAGGTGCCGAAGATAATCGAATAA
- a CDS encoding type II toxin-antitoxin system VapC family toxin translates to MIWIVDASVTVKWFLAEERNSPADAVLERWIDQPEFFAIPELFCFEVFSVLCRIHPRGREVFVEGVLPMIQGGVLRQPMTEQLASDAANFVADGLTGYDACYAALARQLGGIWLTFDARAHRLIASEAISHNLAEGLPAGWL, encoded by the coding sequence CGCCTCCGTTACCGTGAAGTGGTTTCTTGCAGAAGAGCGCAATTCCCCTGCCGATGCCGTATTGGAGCGCTGGATCGATCAGCCGGAATTTTTTGCGATTCCGGAACTGTTCTGTTTTGAGGTGTTTTCCGTTCTTTGTCGCATTCATCCCCGCGGGCGTGAAGTTTTCGTTGAGGGCGTTCTGCCGATGATTCAGGGGGGAGTCCTCCGGCAGCCAATGACCGAGCAACTGGCCAGCGATGCGGCAAACTTCGTGGCGGACGGGCTCACCGGTTACGACGCGTGTTACGCGGCGCTTGCCCGCCAGTTGGGAGGCATCTGGCTCACCTTCGATGCGCGTGCTCATCGCCTGATCGCCTCCGAGGCCATTTCTCACAATCTGGCCGAAGGCCTGCCGGCGGGGTGGCTTTAA